GACCGTAAAGTCATTGGTGTAGATTTGCAAACCCTGGAATTTGGGTGGCCTGTCGGTATGCCTTTATGCCGTTCATTAAGCACTTGGACGGGATTGTGGGAAGTACGAAGCAATTTAACTGGCGGCAGAATAGTAAGGGTTTTATTCTGTGTTAGAAAAGAAGAGTTAGTTTTATTGCATGGATTTATCAAAAAA
This portion of the Candidatus Scalindua japonica genome encodes:
- a CDS encoding type II toxin-antitoxin system RelE/ParE family toxin, encoding MREGLKRVIVRFFRADSGNEPVRKWLKNLTPEDRKVIGVDLQTLEFGWPVGMPLCRSLSTWTGLWEVRSNLTGGRIVRVLFCVRKEELVLLHGFIKK